From a single Epinephelus fuscoguttatus linkage group LG18, E.fuscoguttatus.final_Chr_v1 genomic region:
- the s100z gene encoding protein S100-Z yields the protein MPSQLEGAMDALITVFYNYSGNDGDKYKLNKGELKELLNSELTDFLTSQKDPMLVEKIMNDLDSNKDNEVDFNEFVVLVAALTVACNDFFQEQKKKAK from the exons ATGCCAAGCCAGCTCGAGGGTGCAATGGATGCGCTGATAACAGTTTTCTACAACTACTCTGGAAACGACGGAGACAAATACAAGCTCAACAAGGGCGAGTTAAAAGAACTCCTCAACAGTGAGCTCACTGACTTCCTCACG TCTCAGAAGGATCCAATGCTGGTGGAGAAAATCATGAACGACTTGGACTCTAACAAAGACAACGAGGTGGATTTCAATGAGTTTGTTGTGTTGGTGGCCGCCCTGACTGTTGCCTGCAATGACTTCTTCCaagagcagaagaagaaagcCAAGTAG
- the ch25hl2 gene encoding cholesterol 25-hydroxylase-like protein 2, producing MSTVRLLRTLSWMSDEDNVTGVQSRGLVLQPAWDYLHQNHHDLLRSPLFPVILSVTTYFLLVGIYTVLDLMAPTWPCINRYRLHPDRPVTWPNIWTTLGVTIYNHLLYIFPATVAQWLWRPPTPLPCEAPTLCSFFLGILGCMVVFDFQYYLWHLLHHRVPWLYRTFHAVHHQYNQPFSLVTQYLSGWELFSVGFWATIDPILLQCHCLTTWGFMVFNVYTSTEDHCGYDFPWSIHNLVPFGLWGGAPKHDAHHQRPNTNFAPFFSHWDWLGGTHSVPAPSGHAAAGEPDEVQGKKD from the coding sequence ATGAGCACAGTCAGGTTACTCAGAACTTTATCCTGGATGTCGGATGAGGACAACGTGACTGGGGTCCAATCCCGGGGCTTGGTCCTGCAGCCTGCCTGGGACTACCTCCACCAGAACCACCACGACCTCCTGAGGAGCCCTCTGTTCCCCGTGATCCTCTCCGTCACCACCTACTTCCTCCTGGTTGGTATATACACTGTGCTCGACCTGATGGCTCCCACCTGGCCCTGCATTAACCGCTACAGGCTCCATCCTGACAGACCCGTCACCTGGCCCAACATCTGGACCACCCTGGGCGTCACCATCTACAACCATCTCCTCTACATCTTTCCGGCTACAGTTGCCCAGTGGTTGTGGAGGCCACCCACCCCGCTGCCCTGCGAGGCACCCACACTCTGTAGCTTCTTCCTGGGCATCCTGGGCTGCATGGTGGTCTTTGACTTCCAGTATTACCTGTGGCACCTGCTGCACCACCGGGTACCGTGGTTGTACCGCACGTTCCACGCCGTGCACCACCAGTACAACCAGCCTTTCAGCCTCGTCACCCAGTACCTGTCCGGCTGGGAGTTATTCAGCGTGGGATTTTGGGCTACAATAGACCCCATCCTGCTCCAGTGCCACTGCCTCACAACATGGGGCTTCATGGTATTCAACGTATACACTTCCACTGAAGACCACTGTGGCTACGACTTCCCGTGGTCCATTCATAACCTGGTGCCCTTTGGCCTCTGGGGTGGCGCACCAAAGCATGATGCTCACCACCAGCGGCCCAACACTAACTTCGCCCCATTCTTCTCTCACTGGGACTGGCTGGGGGGCACCCACTCTGTGCCAGCTCCCTCGGGCCACGCTGCTGCGGGAGAGCCAGACGAGGTGCAGGGGAAAAAAGACTAA
- the f2rl1.2 gene encoding coagulation factor II (thrombin) receptor-like 1, tandem duplicate 2, producing MDLTRLLSLLLIFCCFSASNAAGKGRGFIGFKDPKNSDLVVVDRTTSDSLKSNLTTVFIPIVYIIVFVVGLPANGMAIWVFLFRTKKKHPSSIYMANLALADLLFVIWIPLKIAYHFNGNDWIYGEPLCKVLVSFFYGNMYCSILFIACLSVQRYWVVAHPLSQQRKNNKVAVGVSVAIWAFIWLTSTPLYLYDHTAKLKDPNITTCHDVNVIRDSNNPFPDVQLPYYYFIFMGLVVFLVPCIVITVAYVLLLRALGNSMDDSSAAKNRQRAVVLIVTVLVTFLVCFIPSNIMLVVHYSLLKDGVINNGYSFYISTLCLASLNSCLDPFIYYFVSEDFRNHVKNTLLCRSSRTVERMRVSFSSMKYSRKSKSYVSDSGNTQSSNC from the coding sequence GTAAAGGACGAGGGTTTATCGGTTTTAAGGACCCTAAAAACTCAGATCTAGTAGTTGTGGACCGCACAACATCTGACTCACTGAAGAGTAATCTCACCACCGTCTTCATCCCTATCGTCTACATCATCGTGTTTGTGGTGGGACTTCCTGCCAACGGCATGGCCATCTGGGTGTTCCTCTTCAGGACCAAGAAGAAGCACCCATCCTCCATCTACATGGCCAACCTGGCTCTGGCTGACCTGCTCTTTGTCATCTGGATCCCCTTAAAAATAGCATACCACTTCAACGGCAACGACTGGATCTACGGAGAGCCGCTGTGCAAAGTCCTTGTGAGCTTCTTTTATGGGAACATGTATTGCTCGATCCTTTTCATCGCCTGCCTCAGCGTGCAGAGGTACTGGGTGGTGGCTCACCCTCTGTCCCAGCAGAGGAAGAACAACAAAGTGGCTGTCGGGGTTAGCGTGGCCATCTGGGCTTTCATCTGGCTCACCAGCACGCCTCTATATCTGTATGACCACACCGCCAAACTCAAAGACCCCAACATCACCACCTGCCACGATGTCAACGTCATACGGGACTCCAACAATCCATTTCCTGATGTGCAGCTTCCTTACTACTACTTTATCTTCATGGGTTTGGTTGTGTTCCTCGTCCCTTGTATAGTGATCACTGTGGCCTACGTCCTGCTGCTCAGGGCTCTGGGGAACAGCATGGACGACAGCTCAGCAGCAAAGAACCGTCAGAGAGCCGTGGTGCTGATCGTGACCGTCCTGGTGACATTCCTAGTGTGTTTTATCCCCAGTAACATCATGCTGGTGGTGCACTACTCTCTACTGAAAGATGGAGTGATAAACAATGGTTACAGCTTCTACATCTCCACATTATGCCTGGCAAGCCTCAACAGCTGCCTGGACCCGTTTATCTACTACTTTGTGTCGGAGGACTTCAGGAACCATGTGAAGAACACTCTGCTGTGCAGGAGCAGCCGGACTGTGGAGAGAATGAGGGTTTCCTTCAGCTCCATGAAATACTCCAGGAAGAGCAAGTCATATGTGTCAGATAGTGGGAACACGCAGAGCAGCAACTGTTAG